In one Bryobacteraceae bacterium genomic region, the following are encoded:
- a CDS encoding tetratricopeptide repeat protein, producing the protein MTNFLLALALGTTAASGDWDREYNAGKAAYRANDTAVAQRRLERAVSLAEQFAPPDARRARAWNDLGAVLFARGAVNESAEAYARAIKEWRGSDDVSGMAATLNNLSIAERHRGRLDEAWRLAVRAMEILEPVAAAPSQRARIQQNMAEIARLRGDLDTAEHALQAASPSDPRSRCHLLQTRAAVAMDKGEYGGAARLAREAIAVADGAFGAASVEAAGARATTALALFRGGDPGQAEALLLRAASIYETELGDSHPRRATVLNNLAQVYRTTGRLAEAEPLLRRAVAIWREHYGSAHPDVARGVKNLGDLFAQQGKVRGAEMLYREALPMAGRTPVRGEVADSLIRLLESAHRGSEARRLRRELTESGVRTESR; encoded by the coding sequence ATGACGAACTTCTTGCTTGCACTGGCCCTGGGAACTACGGCGGCCTCCGGCGACTGGGACCGCGAGTACAACGCAGGGAAGGCCGCCTACCGCGCGAACGACACTGCCGTGGCGCAGCGGCGCCTTGAGCGAGCGGTATCGCTGGCCGAGCAGTTCGCCCCTCCGGACGCGCGCCGGGCGCGAGCCTGGAACGATCTTGGGGCCGTGTTGTTCGCGCGCGGCGCGGTGAATGAATCGGCCGAGGCGTACGCTCGGGCGATCAAGGAGTGGCGGGGAAGCGACGACGTGTCTGGGATGGCGGCGACGCTGAACAATCTCTCTATCGCGGAGCGGCATCGGGGCCGGTTGGACGAAGCGTGGCGGCTGGCTGTCCGGGCGATGGAGATTTTGGAACCGGTGGCTGCTGCGCCGTCCCAGCGCGCCAGGATCCAGCAGAATATGGCCGAAATCGCGCGGCTCCGTGGGGATCTCGACACCGCCGAACACGCGCTGCAAGCCGCATCGCCATCCGATCCGCGGTCCCGCTGCCACTTGCTGCAGACGCGCGCGGCGGTGGCGATGGACAAGGGCGAGTACGGCGGTGCGGCCCGGTTGGCGCGTGAAGCGATTGCCGTGGCCGACGGTGCGTTCGGCGCCGCGAGCGTCGAGGCCGCGGGCGCGAGGGCAACGACCGCGCTCGCGTTATTCCGCGGAGGCGATCCGGGCCAGGCCGAGGCGCTGCTGTTGCGCGCCGCTTCGATCTACGAGACGGAACTCGGCGACAGCCACCCGCGCCGCGCGACTGTGCTGAACAACCTGGCGCAGGTCTACCGGACGACGGGCCGGCTGGCCGAAGCCGAGCCGCTGTTGCGCCGCGCGGTGGCGATCTGGCGGGAGCACTACGGCTCGGCGCACCCGGACGTCGCACGCGGAGTGAAGAACCTGGGCGACCTGTTCGCGCAGCAGGGCAAGGTGCGCGGGGCGGAGATGCTCTATCGGGAGGCGCTGCCGATGGCGGGGCGGACGCCGGTGCGGGGAGAGGTCGCAGACAGCCTGATCCGGCTGCTCGAATCGGCGCATCGGGGGTCGGAGGCGCGGCGGCTTCGGCGCGAGCTTACTGAATCCGGAGTACGAACGGAATCACGGTGA
- a CDS encoding HAD family hydrolase, which yields MDREQAWELLCEFTQSDSLRRHGLAVETCMIAYARKFGEDAAAWGLTGLLHDFDWEAHPVLPDHPIKGEPILAGRGVPGEIRRAILSHANLPDVPRESRMEHALFACDELAGFLTACSYVKPGRSIHEVEVASVKKKMKDKAFARAVNRDDIVNGASELGVGLDEHIAFCIEAMRANAEALGLAGVSLP from the coding sequence ATGGATCGCGAACAAGCTTGGGAACTGCTTTGCGAGTTTACGCAGTCCGACAGCCTGCGGCGGCACGGGTTGGCGGTGGAGACTTGCATGATCGCCTATGCGCGGAAGTTCGGCGAGGATGCCGCGGCGTGGGGCCTCACGGGCCTGCTGCACGACTTCGATTGGGAGGCGCATCCGGTGCTGCCGGACCACCCGATCAAGGGCGAGCCCATCCTCGCCGGGCGCGGTGTGCCGGGCGAGATCCGGAGGGCGATTCTTTCGCACGCCAACCTGCCGGATGTGCCCCGTGAGTCGCGGATGGAGCATGCGCTTTTTGCGTGCGACGAACTGGCCGGCTTTCTGACCGCGTGCAGCTACGTGAAGCCGGGGCGTTCCATTCACGAGGTGGAAGTAGCGTCGGTAAAGAAAAAGATGAAGGACAAGGCGTTCGCGCGGGCGGTAAACCGCGACGATATCGTCAACGGCGCGTCCGAACTCGGCGTTGGGCTCGACGAGCACATCGCGTTTTGCATCGAAGCGATGCGAGCGAACGCGGAGGCGCTCGGACTGGCCGGGGTTTCCTTACCGTAA
- a CDS encoding aminotransferase class V-fold PLP-dependent enzyme: protein MNPTNSDDSIASSAERTQETASPTRRDLLADSLALPAALWAVAGAASTAPTGPLQTGPGIYQSIGVDPVINCRGTFTIIGASVELPEVRAAMDAAAQHYVQMDELADAVGRRLADLTGVEWGMVSAGCAAGLKHVTAACVAGGNPEKLLRIPDLSGFEKTEVVAPRSSRSVYDHALRNIGVKIVTVDTAEEFERALGPRTAMIYLSAGGATQSGPLSLENVARMAKPRQIPILVDAAAEILTIPNVHLQRGATIVAYSGGKAICGPQCAGLLLGRKDLLMSAWQASSPHHGPGRDNKVGREETMGMLAAVEAWVKRDHDAEWKTWLSYLDTIARRLSQIDGVQTAVREPNGLSNKSPSLSITWDPRKLHITGEEIAEECARTKPRIALGAGVGRRGRGAEPPADEPVTGIGITAWMMRPGDAEIVAGRLHSLLSQKRAPKPPPAAPAADISGRWDVTVEFFSSQSAHTLTMEQKGNRIEGSHQGDFSVRDLYGSIEGDRVKLQSTERAPGDVISFTFSGSVSGDTISGPVHMGEYLTAKFTARRHRYPARRGTILVPSGPPLAN, encoded by the coding sequence ATGAATCCGACAAACTCCGACGATTCCATCGCCAGCAGCGCCGAAAGAACCCAGGAAACGGCCTCGCCCACCCGGCGGGACCTGTTGGCCGACTCGCTTGCACTTCCCGCCGCCCTCTGGGCCGTCGCCGGAGCCGCGTCCACGGCGCCCACCGGGCCGCTGCAAACCGGACCCGGGATCTACCAGTCGATCGGCGTCGATCCGGTCATCAACTGCCGCGGGACGTTCACGATCATCGGCGCCTCCGTCGAACTCCCGGAAGTCCGTGCCGCGATGGACGCCGCCGCGCAACACTACGTACAGATGGACGAACTGGCCGACGCCGTGGGACGCCGGCTCGCCGACCTCACCGGCGTGGAATGGGGCATGGTCTCAGCCGGATGCGCAGCCGGCCTCAAGCACGTCACCGCGGCTTGTGTCGCCGGCGGAAATCCCGAAAAGCTGCTGCGCATCCCGGACCTCTCCGGTTTCGAGAAGACCGAAGTCGTCGCGCCGCGCTCGTCGCGCAGCGTGTATGACCATGCATTGCGCAACATTGGGGTCAAGATCGTCACCGTCGACACGGCCGAGGAGTTCGAACGCGCGCTCGGTCCCCGCACGGCCATGATTTACCTCTCGGCCGGAGGCGCCACCCAATCCGGCCCCCTGTCACTCGAGAACGTGGCCCGCATGGCGAAGCCGCGGCAGATCCCGATTCTGGTGGACGCGGCGGCGGAAATCCTCACCATCCCGAACGTGCACCTGCAGCGCGGCGCCACCATCGTCGCCTACAGCGGCGGAAAGGCCATTTGCGGCCCCCAATGCGCGGGCCTGCTGCTGGGCCGCAAGGACCTTCTCATGTCGGCCTGGCAGGCCAGTTCGCCCCACCACGGTCCCGGCCGCGACAACAAGGTGGGACGCGAAGAAACCATGGGGATGCTCGCCGCGGTGGAGGCTTGGGTCAAGCGCGACCATGACGCTGAATGGAAGACATGGCTGTCCTACCTCGACACCATCGCGAGGCGCCTCAGCCAGATCGACGGCGTGCAAACGGCCGTCCGCGAACCCAACGGTCTCTCCAACAAGAGTCCGTCGCTTTCCATCACGTGGGATCCGCGGAAGCTTCACATCACTGGGGAGGAGATCGCCGAGGAGTGTGCGCGAACCAAGCCCCGGATCGCGCTCGGAGCAGGAGTAGGCCGACGCGGGCGCGGAGCCGAGCCCCCCGCCGACGAGCCGGTAACCGGCATCGGCATCACCGCGTGGATGATGCGTCCGGGAGACGCTGAGATTGTCGCCGGCCGGCTGCATTCGCTGCTATCGCAGAAGCGCGCGCCGAAGCCGCCGCCGGCTGCCCCCGCCGCCGACATCTCCGGACGTTGGGACGTGACCGTCGAGTTCTTCTCGAGCCAGAGCGCTCACACTCTGACCATGGAACAGAAGGGCAACCGCATCGAGGGCTCGCACCAGGGCGACTTTTCGGTCCGCGATCTATACGGCAGCATCGAAGGCGATCGCGTCAAGCTCCAGAGCACCGAACGAGCGCCCGGCGACGTCATCAGCTTCACCTTCTCCGGATCCGTCTCCGGCGACACCATCTCCGGCCCTGTGCACATGGGGGAGTACCTCACCGCGAAGTTCACCGCGCGCCGGCATCGGTATCCGGCCCGGCGCGGCACTATCCTCGTTCCCAGTGGGCCGCCGCTCGCGAACTGA
- a CDS encoding DeoR/GlpR family DNA-binding transcription regulator codes for MAETKRARLLTEERRRAVLEMINRQGRVVVADLSRHFRVSPVTARSDINELSRRNLLVRSHGGAIRKTGIVPEAAPDVRDRQSLDQKVRIGEAAAALVREGQTVLLDSGSTTLEVARAIRSRQFTRVTVVTNSLEIASELSAASGINLIMIGGLFRRISRSFVGPQAQKLLADLRVDHFFLGVDGLDPESGPSTTDILEAELNVSMMRSAKEVTVVADATKIGRSSFSIISPLAGIHRVITDSRIDPKDLETLRGEGIEIKVVTGD; via the coding sequence ATGGCTGAAACCAAACGCGCCCGGCTTCTTACCGAAGAGCGCCGGCGCGCAGTGCTAGAAATGATCAACCGGCAAGGCCGTGTCGTCGTCGCGGACCTTTCCCGCCACTTTCGGGTGTCGCCGGTGACGGCGCGCTCCGATATCAACGAACTCTCCCGGAGGAACCTGCTTGTCCGGTCTCACGGAGGAGCGATTCGAAAGACCGGCATTGTTCCGGAGGCGGCTCCGGATGTCCGGGACCGGCAGAGCCTTGACCAGAAAGTCCGGATCGGCGAAGCGGCGGCGGCGCTTGTCCGCGAGGGGCAGACCGTCTTGCTCGACTCCGGCAGCACCACGCTCGAGGTTGCCCGGGCCATTCGCAGCCGCCAGTTCACACGCGTAACGGTGGTGACGAATTCACTCGAGATCGCGTCCGAATTGAGTGCGGCCAGCGGCATCAACCTGATCATGATCGGGGGCCTCTTCCGGCGTATCTCGCGATCGTTTGTCGGGCCGCAGGCGCAGAAGCTGCTCGCGGACCTGCGCGTGGATCACTTCTTTCTCGGTGTCGATGGCCTTGACCCGGAGTCGGGGCCGTCGACGACCGATATCCTCGAGGCGGAGTTGAACGTCTCGATGATGAGATCCGCCAAGGAAGTGACGGTGGTGGCGGACGCGACCAAGATCGGACGGTCGAGCTTTTCGATCATCTCGCCGCTCGCCGGCATTCATCGGGTGATCACGGACTCACGCATCGACCCGAAGGACCTGGAGACGCTTCGAGGCGAGGGCATCGAGATCAAAGTGGTGACCGGCGACTGA